From the genome of Streptomyces sp. S4.7:
TCGCGGTCGGCGATCTCCCCGCCTACGGCGCGAACACTGCTTGCCGCTTTCGAACCGCCGGTGGCGGTGCGACGGGCGACGGCACGGGTTGCCATGCGAGCTCCCTTACTGAGTCGGTCGCGACACCCTCTCGGGTGCCCTGCATCCGTTGGAAACAACGACTGGAATCCGGACAGAATTCCCAAGGCGTGCACTCATTTTTGTGATCATGCAGTACCCTGTCCCGCCACCGAGGAGGGACGCATGGTGCCGAGCTGGACGGAAGTGCAGGTCAGAAGCGGAACCGAGGACGATCTGACGGCGCTCACGGAGATTTACAACCACTACGTCCGCGAGACGCCGATCACCTTCGACACCGCCACCTTCACTCCCGAGCAACGCCGCCCGTGGCTGCGCTCCTACCCCGAAGACGGCCCACACCGCCTCAGGGTTGCTCAGGACGTCCCTTCCGGGCGCGTGCTCGGTTACGCGACCAGCAGCCCCCTCCGGCCGAAGGCGGCGTACTCCACCTCTGTGGAGGTCACGGTGTACTGCGCGGCCGAGGCGGCGGGCCGGGGAGTCGGCACGCTTCTCTACGAGGCGCTGTTCAAGGCCCTGGAGGGCGAGGACGTGCACCGTGCGTACGCGGGCATCGTGCAGGGGGTGTCCGACGCCGAAGGCAGGAGGACGAGCGCGTCGGAGCGGCTGCACGAGCGTTTCGGCTTCCGGCGCATCGGTACGTACGGCGAGGTCGGCCGCAAGTTCGGCAGGTACTGGGATGTCGCCTGGTACGAGAAGAGGCTCTAGCCTCCGTGCGGTGTGCCGCCCAGGAGGCGCTCCACGGCCGCCCGC
Proteins encoded in this window:
- a CDS encoding GNAT family N-acetyltransferase; this encodes MVPSWTEVQVRSGTEDDLTALTEIYNHYVRETPITFDTATFTPEQRRPWLRSYPEDGPHRLRVAQDVPSGRVLGYATSSPLRPKAAYSTSVEVTVYCAAEAAGRGVGTLLYEALFKALEGEDVHRAYAGIVQGVSDAEGRRTSASERLHERFGFRRIGTYGEVGRKFGRYWDVAWYEKRL